The Mesoplodon densirostris isolate mMesDen1 chromosome 17, mMesDen1 primary haplotype, whole genome shotgun sequence genome contains the following window.
GCGGGGCCTGGGCGGGGCCTCGGGGCGGGGCGAGGCGGGGCCTGGGCGGGGGCGGGACGCAGTGGCCGGGAGAGAGTGGGCACGCTGCCGGGTGTGGCACCAGGATCGCCGTGCcgtgttgggggggggggcgtgtcCTGTGGGGCCAGGGCCGGGCGGGGGTcgagggcctggggctggggtcgCGCGAGGCGGCTGGCTGGCTGGCGCCGGGCGGCGGTCGCGGTGAGCTGGGAGCCGCTTTCCCGGGGGGCGTGATCAAGGCGGTGCGACCGGGTCCCTGGTGTTGGGCGCTGACGGACACGCCCTGTGGGTCCTGGGAACCGGGTCGCCTCGGCATCCTACGGGCTGCGTTCCGAATCACTTACCTGAGTCAGAAAGCTGCTCAAGCTCTACAGGCTTCCGCACAGACCTCGAGGACACaacctggtttaaaaaaattgtattctatTGTCTCACTGTGGCAGCTaagcaaactttttaaaaaatgtattttcaattgtggtgaaatatacataacactatcatcttagccattttttagCTCACAGTTCGGTGGCATcaagtacattcacgttgttgt
Protein-coding sequences here:
- the LOC132477787 gene encoding uncharacterized protein LOC132477787; translation: MPRRPGSQDPQGVSVSAQHQGPGRTALITPPGKAAPSSPRPPPGASQPAASRDPSPRPSTPARPWPHRTRPPPQHGTAILVPHPAACPLSPGHCVPPPPRPRLAPPRGPAQAPPAHSARARGRGGDRLGLATPRPRSSSRAAV